One Bradyrhizobium zhanjiangense DNA segment encodes these proteins:
- a CDS encoding glycosyltransferase: MTLSFAQLFAPMLGVFAAMYLLAPTFAVTRLWARIAIFVAVWLVVARYLEWRIFTTVLPASGTWYQVGWIWLCLFVELLTFTDQFILYLTFLRRTDRRSEADQHERRLRGLPDDELASVDVFIPTYDEPFEVLEKTITGALCLDYPNFQVWVLDDGRRPWLKELCERKGAGYLTRSDNVNAKAGNINHALTMTHGEFFAIFDADFVPQRNFLVRTMGFFADPKIGIVQIPHAFYNEDPMQANLGLHRGLPDEQRFFFDSIMPARDGWDGAFCCGSNSVTRRAALRAVGDSLPTQSITEDILLTLVLLRKGYVTRYLCEPLAIGLAPESLGAFFVQRQRWARGAIQTLYLAAGPLGPGLSLMHRLLFFPTHWLSLGLRALMVVVVPIVFMWTGLAPVVDVTPESVFYYLFPAILALNGGISWFAPYAHFPLAAQVSATIQSFKILPTVLGTLVKPKGHAFRVTPKGAAARCTSYATEIFWPSAALMALTVVGLVLNTIPEWRIIDHPAALPMVAFWSVVNIVVLFFVCMTSLQARMGRSEERFDVDESVLIHTETGELLSGRMSNISLSGAGVLLDSGIDCPGSGEPLRVHIMQVGWVDAMIVQQRGQLVGVQFKLPQSLERDLLIRKLFTVARLKENSVIAWSVNRTMLKSIWSMAAPLPQLETGGAKPAAPSPAERLPAESLVIRPQPRIGDLAHLAGARSLHPTSFTRTFP; this comes from the coding sequence ATGACTCTGTCTTTCGCTCAGCTGTTCGCGCCGATGTTGGGCGTCTTTGCGGCTATGTACCTGTTGGCGCCAACCTTTGCAGTCACGCGCCTTTGGGCGCGTATCGCGATTTTTGTCGCGGTTTGGCTTGTCGTTGCCCGCTATCTCGAATGGCGCATCTTCACCACAGTGCTGCCGGCAAGCGGGACCTGGTATCAGGTCGGCTGGATCTGGCTCTGTCTCTTCGTCGAGCTCCTGACCTTCACGGATCAGTTCATTCTCTATCTGACCTTCCTTCGCAGGACCGATCGCCGCAGCGAGGCAGATCAGCACGAACGTCGGCTTCGCGGCCTGCCGGATGATGAGCTTGCCTCGGTCGACGTCTTCATTCCAACCTATGACGAGCCGTTCGAGGTACTGGAAAAGACGATCACGGGCGCACTATGTCTGGACTATCCAAACTTCCAGGTCTGGGTCCTGGATGATGGTCGCAGGCCCTGGCTGAAGGAACTCTGCGAGCGCAAGGGTGCCGGGTATCTCACCCGTTCCGACAATGTGAATGCGAAAGCAGGCAATATCAATCATGCGCTGACGATGACGCATGGCGAGTTCTTCGCGATCTTTGACGCGGACTTCGTGCCGCAGCGCAATTTCCTGGTGCGCACAATGGGCTTCTTCGCTGATCCAAAGATCGGAATCGTTCAGATCCCGCACGCCTTCTACAATGAGGACCCGATGCAGGCGAATCTCGGCCTGCACAGGGGACTGCCGGACGAACAACGGTTCTTCTTCGATAGCATCATGCCTGCGCGCGACGGCTGGGATGGTGCGTTTTGTTGTGGATCCAACTCCGTCACGCGTCGTGCAGCACTCCGCGCGGTAGGCGATTCCTTGCCGACCCAGTCCATTACGGAAGACATCCTGCTGACGCTGGTCCTGCTGCGCAAAGGATACGTCACCCGCTATCTTTGCGAACCGCTGGCAATTGGATTGGCACCGGAAAGCCTTGGCGCCTTTTTTGTGCAACGGCAACGCTGGGCGCGTGGCGCGATCCAGACCCTGTATCTCGCCGCCGGCCCGCTCGGCCCTGGACTGAGCTTGATGCATCGGCTCCTCTTCTTTCCGACGCATTGGCTCTCATTGGGCTTGCGGGCGCTCATGGTCGTGGTCGTTCCGATCGTGTTCATGTGGACCGGCCTCGCGCCTGTGGTCGACGTCACCCCTGAGTCGGTCTTCTATTACTTGTTCCCCGCGATCCTGGCGCTTAACGGTGGTATCTCCTGGTTCGCGCCGTACGCGCATTTTCCACTGGCTGCCCAGGTGTCGGCGACCATCCAGAGCTTCAAGATTCTACCGACGGTGCTCGGGACTCTCGTCAAGCCGAAGGGACATGCGTTCAGGGTGACGCCCAAGGGAGCCGCCGCGCGGTGCACAAGCTATGCCACGGAGATATTCTGGCCGTCGGCGGCCCTGATGGCGTTGACGGTTGTCGGCCTCGTTCTGAACACCATCCCGGAATGGCGGATTATCGATCATCCCGCCGCTTTACCGATGGTCGCCTTCTGGTCGGTCGTGAACATCGTCGTGCTGTTCTTCGTCTGCATGACCTCGCTACAGGCGCGGATGGGACGTTCCGAGGAACGCTTCGATGTCGACGAATCAGTCTTGATCCATACTGAGACCGGTGAGCTGCTTTCCGGGCGCATGAGCAACATCTCTCTTTCCGGCGCCGGCGTCCTGCTCGATTCCGGCATCGACTGTCCTGGTAGCGGAGAACCGCTACGCGTACACATCATGCAGGTCGGCTGGGTCGACGCGATGATCGTGCAACAAAGGGGTCAGCTCGTCGGGGTGCAGTTCAAATTGCCGCAGTCGCTCGAACGAGACCTGTTGATCCGCAAGCTCTTTACCGTCGCCCGCTTGAAGGAGAACAGTGTTATCGCATGGTCGGTGAACAGAACGATGCTCAAGAGCATCTGGTCAATGGCCGCGCCGTTGCCTCAGCTTGAGACAGGTGGCGCGAAACCCGCGGCGCCTTCGCCGGCTGAGCGTCTGCCGGCCGAGAGCCTGGTCATCCGGCCTCAACCGCGGATCGGCGATTTGGCACATCTCGCCGGAGCTCGAAGCCTGCATCCGACGAGTTTCACCAGAACCTTTCCTTAG
- a CDS encoding sensor domain-containing diguanylate cyclase — MSDHRSDFRQGRLTFWASVFVAVACVAIVAVSGWREWSSRQATLKSSETDMANLARSLTQHADDTFELTDTVLNVLVGQLELEGTGPAAIAKIQTFLSRRKAANRIRAVFIYDETGRWLATSEPVEFAGLNNSDREYFQHHRAVADRGTFIGHPVRSRSGGQWIITASRRFNHPDGSFAGVALTTINVDYFLQFYSGFDVGQNGSVALAAADGIVLARSPDNGYTGRDLSGAPLFRNLRERPVAGAYYFTSPLDGVRRLSFYQRSSRYPVLVVATESEDDVLAPWRRAALGRMAAVLGLAGGLAVAGLLLVHQLHQRQKMAAALVAKEADFRLLAEQSGDMVMRIAIDRQILYASPSSAQILGWAPNELVNTSALAGINPADLARVEQTISALMDGEAEEARIAYRTRHREKIEVWIETALRVTRSVQSGDINGVVAISRDMTERKDLEDKLSALAISDGLTSLANRRHFDERLAAEWDRARREGTPLSLLLIDVDHFKSFNDQYGHQAGDACLRSIARVLAEQARRPADVAARYGGEEFALLLPNTDAGGCEQVGEQIRQAIQELGILHAFNPPSKQVTVSIGGATHVALTDKADCSSLIAAADKALYVAKESGRNGLVMSGQIIAWPGSIRA; from the coding sequence TTGTCCGATCATCGCAGCGATTTTCGCCAAGGGCGTCTGACGTTCTGGGCATCCGTATTTGTGGCGGTCGCCTGCGTGGCGATTGTCGCAGTCAGCGGCTGGCGGGAGTGGTCCTCGCGACAGGCGACGTTGAAGAGCTCCGAGACCGACATGGCCAATCTGGCCCGATCGCTGACGCAGCACGCGGACGACACCTTCGAGCTCACCGACACCGTTCTGAACGTGCTGGTCGGCCAGCTCGAACTGGAAGGAACTGGCCCTGCGGCAATTGCCAAGATTCAGACCTTCCTTTCCCGGCGCAAGGCCGCGAATCGAATCCGGGCGGTGTTCATCTATGACGAGACCGGACGCTGGCTCGCTACCAGCGAGCCCGTGGAGTTCGCCGGCCTCAACAACAGCGACCGCGAGTATTTTCAGCATCATCGTGCCGTGGCTGACCGGGGAACCTTCATTGGACATCCGGTGAGGAGTCGATCAGGCGGGCAATGGATCATCACAGCGTCGAGACGCTTCAATCATCCTGACGGCAGTTTTGCCGGCGTCGCCCTCACCACAATCAACGTTGATTACTTCCTGCAGTTTTATAGCGGGTTCGACGTTGGCCAGAATGGTTCAGTTGCGCTGGCGGCTGCAGACGGCATTGTCCTCGCACGTAGCCCGGACAACGGATACACAGGCCGCGATCTGTCTGGCGCCCCGCTTTTTAGGAATCTCCGCGAGCGGCCGGTTGCGGGCGCCTACTACTTCACGTCGCCTCTCGACGGGGTTCGGCGTCTGAGCTTTTATCAACGGAGCAGTCGCTATCCTGTTCTCGTGGTTGCCACCGAATCGGAAGACGATGTCTTGGCCCCCTGGCGCAGAGCCGCTCTGGGGCGCATGGCTGCAGTCCTGGGACTGGCAGGAGGGCTGGCGGTTGCGGGGCTCTTGCTGGTGCATCAGCTGCACCAGCGGCAAAAGATGGCCGCAGCTCTGGTCGCCAAGGAGGCGGATTTTCGCCTCCTCGCAGAGCAGTCGGGCGATATGGTGATGCGCATCGCGATCGATAGGCAGATCCTCTATGCGTCGCCGTCCAGCGCCCAGATTCTTGGCTGGGCTCCGAACGAGTTGGTGAATACGTCAGCTCTCGCCGGGATAAATCCCGCGGACCTGGCACGGGTCGAGCAAACCATCTCCGCGTTGATGGACGGCGAAGCCGAAGAGGCGAGAATCGCATATCGCACCCGTCATCGCGAAAAGATCGAGGTCTGGATCGAAACTGCGCTGCGCGTCACCAGGAGTGTGCAGAGCGGAGACATCAACGGCGTGGTGGCGATCTCGCGCGACATGACCGAACGTAAGGATCTTGAGGATAAGCTGTCGGCTCTCGCGATTTCGGATGGCCTGACGTCATTGGCAAACCGCAGGCACTTCGACGAGCGGCTGGCGGCGGAATGGGATCGGGCCAGGCGTGAAGGAACGCCTTTATCGCTGTTGCTGATCGACGTCGATCATTTCAAGAGCTTCAACGATCAGTACGGACATCAGGCCGGTGATGCGTGTCTTCGCTCAATCGCCAGGGTTCTGGCCGAGCAGGCCAGACGTCCGGCAGACGTGGCAGCCCGCTACGGTGGCGAGGAATTCGCCTTGCTGTTACCGAATACTGATGCAGGAGGGTGCGAGCAGGTCGGCGAGCAAATTCGGCAAGCGATCCAGGAACTCGGCATCCTGCACGCGTTCAACCCACCGTCCAAGCAGGTCACTGTGAGCATTGGCGGCGCAACGCACGTGGCGCTGACCGACAAAGCGGATTGCTCGTCACTGATAGCGGCTGCGGACAAGGCGCTCTATGTCGCCAAGGAGAGCGGACGCAACGGCCTCGTGATGTCAGGGCAAATCATCGCGTGGCCCGGCTCGATACGGGCTTGA
- a CDS encoding cysteine hydrolase family protein, with the protein MRDSASEIAEIRDGVHLCIDMQNIFAPGGLWATPWMERVLPTIASIAARHPARTIFTRFITPQDPEDRPGQWQSYFQRWHQATRRHLPPSGLELVPALAGFVPPAAVIDKPAYSAFSNPGLASLLIGKNVGTLVITGAETDVCVLSTVLSAVDLGFRVVIVEDALCSSSDVGHDALMTMYRTRFHGQVDLVTAEELAEFWRE; encoded by the coding sequence ATGAGGGACAGTGCGTCGGAGATCGCCGAGATCAGGGATGGCGTTCACCTCTGCATCGACATGCAGAATATTTTCGCTCCTGGCGGGCTCTGGGCGACGCCGTGGATGGAGCGCGTCCTGCCGACGATCGCCTCGATTGCGGCGCGCCATCCGGCCAGAACGATCTTCACACGCTTCATCACGCCGCAGGATCCGGAAGACCGTCCGGGCCAGTGGCAGAGCTATTTCCAGCGCTGGCACCAGGCGACCCGAAGACATCTTCCGCCATCCGGGCTCGAACTCGTGCCGGCCTTGGCCGGGTTCGTTCCGCCGGCGGCCGTCATCGACAAGCCGGCCTATTCCGCATTCAGCAATCCCGGTCTTGCAAGCCTGTTGATCGGAAAGAACGTCGGCACGTTGGTGATCACCGGGGCCGAGACGGATGTTTGCGTGCTGTCGACGGTCCTGAGCGCCGTCGATCTCGGCTTCAGGGTCGTCATCGTCGAGGACGCGCTGTGCAGCTCGTCCGACGTCGGGCACGATGCGCTCATGACGATGTACCGCACTCGCTTTCACGGCCAGGTCGACCTCGTCACCGCGGAGGAGCTGGCGGAATTCTGGCGGGAGTAG
- a CDS encoding response regulator, translating into MSVSPASFLAGTPLTGRRILVVEDEYFLADDIGNALRKLGAEIAGPVGHIEDAVAMLHNGGVLDAAVLDVNIRTQMIFPIARELRARDVPFVFTTGYEKISIEPEFQDVPLWEKPIDIVAMARNLARLIGDRRA; encoded by the coding sequence ATGTCAGTTTCGCCCGCGTCGTTTCTTGCAGGTACGCCGCTGACGGGGCGCCGCATCCTGGTGGTCGAGGACGAATATTTCCTCGCCGACGACATCGGCAATGCCCTGCGCAAGCTCGGCGCAGAGATTGCCGGTCCCGTCGGTCACATCGAGGATGCAGTCGCGATGCTGCACAATGGCGGCGTTCTGGATGCCGCGGTGCTCGACGTCAACATCCGGACCCAGATGATCTTTCCGATCGCCAGGGAGCTCAGGGCGCGCGATGTGCCCTTCGTGTTCACGACGGGGTACGAGAAGATCAGCATCGAGCCGGAATTCCAGGACGTGCCGCTCTGGGAGAAGCCGATCGATATCGTGGCCATGGCACGGAATCTGGCTAGGCTCATTGGCGACCGGCGAGCATGA
- a CDS encoding chemotaxis protein CheB, with the protein MSNRDIIVIGGSAGATQPLKQILGRLPADLPAAIFVVLHIPAQGIGILSTVASNAGPLPVRQAKNGMKIEPGQIYLAAPDHHLLLSGDHIFLGRGPRENLVRPAIDALFRSAALYHGPRVIGVLLSGLLSDGAAGLNAIKRCGGMTVVQDPMDAISDEMPRRAMEATTIDLCVPGATMGDVLSELVKEQAGVPLPIPPEIRLEVEIAAGERIGSDNLISVADPVALTCPACGGVLSEVKEGRPMRFRCQVGHAFTADVLAKEQEGRVDEALRVALRIIEERAELVHRMAADGRRSGRPAVAEMYEARAAEYREYADMIRRVVLKSLDPPVHKREA; encoded by the coding sequence ATGAGCAACCGCGACATCATCGTCATCGGGGGCTCGGCCGGCGCCACCCAGCCCTTGAAGCAGATTCTGGGCCGCCTGCCGGCAGACTTGCCGGCCGCGATCTTTGTCGTCCTGCACATTCCTGCGCAGGGCATCGGGATCCTATCCACGGTCGCCAGCAATGCCGGCCCGCTTCCGGTGCGGCAGGCCAAAAACGGCATGAAGATCGAGCCCGGCCAGATTTATCTCGCCGCGCCCGACCACCACCTGCTGCTGTCCGGGGATCACATTTTCCTTGGGCGGGGGCCGCGCGAGAACCTGGTGCGGCCGGCGATCGATGCCCTGTTCCGCTCCGCCGCTCTCTATCACGGCCCGCGCGTGATCGGCGTGCTCCTGAGCGGCCTCTTGTCCGACGGCGCCGCCGGCCTCAACGCCATCAAGCGCTGCGGCGGGATGACGGTGGTGCAGGACCCCATGGACGCCATTTCCGATGAAATGCCGCGGCGCGCCATGGAGGCGACCACCATCGATCTCTGCGTTCCCGGCGCAACCATGGGCGACGTTCTCTCCGAATTGGTCAAGGAGCAGGCCGGAGTCCCGCTGCCGATCCCGCCCGAGATCAGGCTCGAGGTCGAGATTGCGGCCGGTGAACGCATCGGCAGTGACAATCTGATCTCGGTGGCCGATCCCGTTGCGCTGACCTGCCCGGCCTGCGGGGGAGTGCTTTCCGAGGTCAAGGAAGGTCGCCCAATGCGTTTCCGCTGCCAGGTTGGTCACGCCTTCACCGCGGATGTGCTCGCCAAGGAGCAGGAAGGGCGAGTCGATGAAGCCTTGCGGGTTGCGCTCCGCATCATCGAGGAACGGGCGGAACTGGTGCACCGCATGGCCGCCGACGGCCGGCGCAGCGGCCGGCCTGCGGTCGCCGAGATGTACGAAGCCAGGGCGGCCGAATACCGCGAATATGCCGACATGATCCGGCGCGTCGTGCTAAAATCGCTCGATCCTCCGGTTCACAAGCGGGAGGCTTGA